The Mauremys reevesii isolate NIE-2019 linkage group 13, ASM1616193v1, whole genome shotgun sequence genome contains a region encoding:
- the LOC120379999 gene encoding olfactory receptor 14A16-like, with protein sequence MSNRTTVTEFLLLGFSDIWELQILHFVLFLVVYLAALVGNLLIIMVVALDHHLHTPMYFFLMNLSILDLGSISVTVPKSMANSLSNTRLISYSGCIVQVFLFMFLLSSDLALLTIMAYDRYIAICQPLHYERVMNRRACVQMAASAWMSGLLYSTLHTGNTFALNFCGDNVVDQFFCEIPQLLKLICSDSYLNEFGVIAFGARVALGCFVFVIASYVQIFKTVLRIPSEQGRHKAFSTCLPHLIVISMFLSFSSFAYLKPTSSSKTGLDILVAVLYSMVPPVMNPIIYSMRNKKIKDAIRKLTGWRLFTNNKSTICLP encoded by the coding sequence ctAACCGAACCACTGTAACTGAGTTCCTTCTTCTGGGATTCTCTGACATCTGGGAGttgcagattttgcactttgtTCTATTTCTAGTGGTTTACCTGGCAGCCCTGGTTGGTAATCTTCTCATCATCATGGTTGTAGCCCTTGACCACCACCTTCATactcccatgtacttcttcctgatgaatttgtccatcctagacctcggctccatctctgtcactgtccccaaaTCCATGGCTAATTCCCTAAGCAACACCAGATTGATTTCCTATTCTGGATGCATTGTCCAAGTCTTTCTCTTCATGTTCCTTCTTTCATCAGATCTTGCCTTACTGACCATCATGGCGTACGACCGATACATTGCCAtctgccaacccctgcactatgagagagtgatgaacaggagagcttgtgtccaaatggctGCAAGTGCCTGGATGAGTGGTCTTCTCTACTCCACACTACACACTGGGAACACATTCGCATTAAATTTTTGTGGAGACAACGTGGTGGACCAGTTCTTTTGTGAAATCCCTCAGTTACTCAAGCTCATCTGCTCTGACTCATACCTCAATGAATTTGGGGTTATTGCATTTGGTGCACGTGTAGCCCTAGGTTGCTTTGTTTTCGTAATTGCGTCgtatgttcagatcttcaaaacagtgctgagaatcccctctgagcagggccggcataaAGCTTTCTCCACCTGCCTTCCCCACCTCATTGTCATTTCCatgtttctttccttttcctcctttgCCTATCTGAAGCCCACCTCCAGCTCAAAAACAGGGTTGGAtatcttggtggctgttctctattcCATGGTGCCTCCAGTGATGAATCCGATTATCTATAGCATGAGGAATAAGAAGATCAAAGATGCAATTAGGAAGCTGACTGGGTGGAGGTTATTCACCAATAATAAGAGTACTATCTGTCTCCCTTGA